Proteins encoded by one window of Salvia splendens isolate huo1 chromosome 5, SspV2, whole genome shotgun sequence:
- the LOC121802313 gene encoding biogenesis of lysosome-related organelles complex 1 subunit 2-like, which translates to MASGKDTEKDQLAASLNDLFTNVSDMIKGELQGTNNVLELLEKMNVRVGEEYKGFGDVASGLRVFVEQLKSKSSTFDDCIQQLDTIEQQVTEFEAVIAMLDRYVSLLESKMQHVYQISPAALK; encoded by the exons ATGGCTTCTGGAAAGGATACAGAGAAAGACCAACTCGCTGCTTCTCTAAATGATCTTTTCACCAATGTGTCCGATATGATTAAAGGCGAGCTCCAG GGAACAAATAATGTACTAGAGCTTTTGGAGAAAATGAATGTAAGAGTGGGGGAAGAATACAAAGGCTTTGGTGATGTGGCCTCAGGATTAAGAGTTTTTGTGGAACAATTGAAGTCGAAAAGCAGCACATTCGACGACTGCATTCAGCAGCTTGATACGATAGAGCAACAAGTGACGGAGTTCGAAGCTGTAATTGCTATGCTTGACAGATATGTTTCCTTACTGGAGTCAAAGATGCAGCATGTTTACCAAATTTCTCCTGCTGCACTAAAATAA